In the genome of Hippoglossus hippoglossus isolate fHipHip1 chromosome 12, fHipHip1.pri, whole genome shotgun sequence, one region contains:
- the camsap1a gene encoding calmodulin-regulated spectrin-associated protein 1a isoform X3 produces MDVEVSAGRDSTWRRAAAAAAAAADDDDGGGGGGGGRGGMEAQIVPLELYDSSRAKIEANLRWLFAKAYGIDNVPADQRNPFYTDQYEQEHIKPPIIRLLLSGELYCRVCGLILHAEQAASLQSHQSVVQALSRKGLYVLEADNTPVSDLDLSSAPLKMSSHIHLIDALMMAYMVEMISIEKVVSSVKRFSNFSASKELPFDMEDAMLFWINKVNIKMREITEKELKMKQHLLESSSQQKVRYRRDHLSGRTLQHFPLLDDLLKDVCDGTALLAVIHFYCPELIRLEDICLKEVPSIADSMYNIELLREFSNEYLSKCFYLKPEDMLYSPPVLKNNMMVFIAELFWWFESVRPDFVQPRDLHEIRDVRLLLQPKASRSHTPISNVTKRSFLTSSNSADVLTMPQSSDLSSIPSTSSSSQCLLPLRQRQQKVLEESTSVLRNRSTSMARADGPHQGSVLAWQERRQRPLSQPVPYALHYPMEDDADSISLARSISKDSLASNIMSITPKHMLGSGPRLSHHRLSGQSLLSHIRIEDEEEEIEEEELVAVIHPYAFSRHRLGSDMEQDELEIQDATSTSRVSNPHCSPRLDSGCFTSDHQADGYYLEPLMPAIPKPAKEKSISLNKQEESGESRCRAVAARKAPTIVPKTSQRISPVAESNRSTFTPLPVAESVPTCLRPPTEGSLGNSPPGKQLSPGFFLHLSPEHHSSFSSTLEVGYDSDSDIADLEEDEEEDDQIEQTREVMKRGKGKYLQEGEVCEFGEGESAKLREDLKVSERDDKEGGSGRSSPCLSTVSWASSCSASGSASVKMTSFAERKLLKLGLRDGFSSTSSSQKTTPDGSENNPCPPWQLKTDPTSSWLGKEPGSVLGNNMMGSLPVVPSELLQLHMQLEEQRRAIEYQKKKMETLSARQRLKLGKAAFLNIVKKGGGKSETLPLPLKHSQESETAADRNKMKSLSSRDDSCLDTLKVQAKMGHQEGAHMNRVNKLSTLSQNNGADPGCPEYSRSIDLLNDAISSIQQQMMQLSLQQDLLMKHSVASPPERVESVASPTPTTTPTPSTTSTSESKSFAVHFVDIGGSNSLPVSRPPKLSSSQRSKALERKQNKENSKLASIVASNTESPECTPSPSESPCGDQGTVASMESSRLERNIQRKSTFRVHGLAAEGFGRFQEQPQSPDPPVISSTTVSASQAADPEEADNSGKEALAGDESTRVKGQLIEVDLFEFKDSLVDGNPDGTDCTAEGEQKNGLGFFFKDEEKAEDEMAKRRAAFLLRQQRKAEETRLRKLQQEADSELKRDETRRKAEEDRVRKDEEKARRELIKQEYLQRKQESLVEEQGQVKPRPRIKSRRNRPKSLHREEYNSLSKGYTTHKDTLGNSLKVSMLIKAQGSAAGCRGVDLSCSHRGSTLSLATETDSVISGGAEPQRAASVCSVESFPMLSRASSRNMERDWENGSIASSIMSTEYNGPKLFKEPSSKSNKPIIINAIAHCCLAGKVNEGQKNVILEELEKCDANHLIILFRDGGCQFRAIYSYSPDTEEIVKFTGTGPRNITRKMIDKVYKYSSDRKQFTAIPTKSVSVSVDALTIHNHLWQVKRPGSARRK; encoded by the exons ATGGATGTGGAGGTGAGTGCTGGCAGGGACAGCACCTGgaggagggcagcagcagcagcagccgcagcagcagatgatgatgatggaggaggtggaggaggaggaggacgaggaggcaTGGAGGCTCAGATTGTACCACTGGAGCTCTATGACTCTTCCAGGGCCAAAATAGAAGCAAATCTCCGCTGGTTGTTTGCCAAAGCCTACGGTATCG ACAACGTCCCTGCAGACCAGCGAAACCCCTTCTACACCGACCAGTATGAGCAGGAACATATCAAGCCCCCCATCATCCGCCTGCTGCTGTCTGGAGAGCTGTACTGCCGCGTGTGTGGGCTCATCCTGCACGCTGAGCAGGCTGCCTCGCTCCAGAGCCACCAGTCTGTCGTCCAGGCCCTGTCCAGGAAAGGCCTCTATGTCCTGGAGGCTGACAACACCCCTGTTTCTGATCTGGACCTCAGCTCTGCTCCCTTAAAGATG AGTTCCCACATCCACCTCATTGACGCCCTGATGATGGCCTACATGGTGGAGATGATCAGCATAGAGAAGGTTGTGTCCAGTGTCAAGCGCTTCTCGAACTTCAGTGCCTCTAAGGAGCTCCCTTTTGATATGGAAGACGCAATGCTCTTCTGGATCAACAag GTGAACATAAAGATGAGGGAGATCACAGAGAAAGAGCTGAAGATGAAGCAACATCTGCTGGAGTCGTCGAGTCAGCAGAAG GTGCGATACCGCAGAGATCACCTGTCAGGTCGGACACTTCAGCACTTCCCCCTGCTGGACGACTTGTTGAAGGACGTGTGTGACGGAACAGCTCTGCTGGCTGTGATCCACTTCTATTGCCCTGAACTCATCAGACTGGAAG ATATCTGTCTGAAGGAGGTTCCCTCCATAGCAGACAGCATGTACAACATTGAGTTACTGAGGGAGTTTTCTAACGAGTACCTGAGCAAATGCTTCTACCTGAAGCCCGAAGACATGTTGTATTCTCCACCGGTCCTGAAG AATAACATGATGGTCTTTATTGCTGAGCTGTTCTGGTGGTTTGAGAGCGTGAGGCCAGACTTTGTACAGCCCAGGGACCTTCACGAAATCAGAGACG TGAGATTGTTGCTCCAGCCTAAAGCTTCTCGATCCCATACGCCCATCTCCAACGTCACAAAACGAAGTTTCCTGACGTCATCAAACTCCGCTGATGTCTTGACCATGCCCCAGAGCTCTGACCTCAG CTCTATACCAAGCACATCAAGCTCCTCTCAATGTTTACTGCCCTTGAGACAGAGACAACAGAAGGTGCTTGAGGAAAGCACTTcag tGCTGAGAAATAGGTCCACCTCTATGGCTCGTGCAGATGGGCCGCACCAGGGCTCAGTATTGGCCTGGcaagagaggaggcagag GCCTTTATCGCAGCCAGTGCCCTATGCCCTGCATTATCCCATGGAGGACGACGCCGACAGTATCAGCCTCGCTCGATCCATCAGCAAAGACAGCTTGGCCTCGAACATCATGAGTATTACCCCGAAACACATGCTGGGGTCAGGTCCTCGTCTGTCTCACCACAGACTCAGTGGTCAGAGCCTTCTGAGTCACATACGCAtagaagacgaagaggaggaaataGAAGAGGAGGAACTTGTCGCTGTGATCCACCCCTATGCATTTTCTCGACATCGGCTTGGGAGTGACATGGAACAAGATGAGCTAGAAATCCAGGATGCAACCTCCACCTCAAGGGTTTCGAACCCTCATTGCTCTCCTCGCCTTGACAGTGGTTGTTTTACTTCGGACCATCAGGCAGACGGCTACTATCTGGAGCCTCTGATGCCTGCCATCCCCAAGCCAGCCAAAGAGAAGAGCATCAGCCTGAACAAGCAGGAAGAAAGTGGGGAGAGTCGCTGTAGAGCAGTGGCTGCAAGGAAAGCGCCCACCATTGTCCCGAAAACCTCACAGAGAATATCCCCTGTGGCTGAGTCTAATAGAAGTACCTTTACACCCTTACCTGTTGCAGAGTCAGTGCCTACCTGCCTCAGGCCGCCCACTGAGGGTTCATTAGGCAATTCTCCGCCTGGAAAACAACTGTCCCCAGGCTTTTTCCTTCATTTGTCGCCGGAGCACCACAGCTCTTTCTCCAGCACACTTGAGGTGGGATACGACTCTGACTCAGACATTGCAGACcttgaggaagacgaggaggaggacgatcAGATAGAGCAAACTagagaagtgatgaagagaggaaagggaaaatATTTACAGGAGGGGGAGGTGTGTGAGTTCGGTGAGGGCGAGTCAGCCAAGCTGAGAGAAGACTTGAAGGTGAGTGAGCGGGACGATAAGGAAGGCGGCAGTGGACGCTCGAGCCCTTGCCTCAGCACCGTATCCTGGGCAAGCAGCTGCAGCGCTTCGGGCAGCGCCAGTGTCAAGATGACCAGCTTCGCAGAGAGAAAGCTCCTTAAACTTGGCCTCCGGGATGGATTTTCAAGTACCAGTAGCTCCCAGAAGACCACACCTGATGGCTCTGAGAACAACCCCTGTCCTCCATGGCAACTGAAGACTGACCCCACCTCCAGTTGGCTTGGGAAGGAGCCTGGTTCTGTGTTGGGGAATAATATGATGGGGAGCCTCCCAGTAGTGCCTTCAGAACTGCTGCAACTTCACATGCAGCTAGAAGAACAAAGACGTGCAATAGAatatcagaagaagaagatggagaccCTGTCAGCACGGCAGAGACTAAAGCTAGGGAAAGCTGCTTTCTTGAACATCGTAAAAAAGGGTGGAGGCAAGAGTGAGACACTTCCTTTGCCCCTGAAACACTCCCAGGAATCTGAAACAGCTGCTGATAGGAATAAAATGAAGTCACTGTCCAGCAGGGATGACTCCTGTCTGGATACGCTGAAGGTCCAAGCAAAGATGGGCCATCAAGAGGGAGCACACATGAACAGAGTCAACAAACTGAGCACCCTGTCTCAAAATAATGGGGCTGATCCCGGCTGCCCTGAGTATTCCCGCTCCATAGATCTTCTCAATGACGCTATTAGTTCCATTCAGCAGCAGATGATGCAGCTCTCCTTACAGCAGGACCTGCTGATGAAGCACAGTGTGGCCTCACCTCCAGAACGAGTAGAATCTGTAGCTAGCCCAACCCCCACAACGACACCAACACCATCCACCACCTCTACCTCAGAGTCCAAATCTTTTGCAGTCCACTTTGTAGATATCGGTGGCAGCAATTCTCTTCCTGTAAGCCGACCTCCCAAGCTTAGTTCCAGCCAACGCAGCAAAGCcttggagagaaaacagaataaAGAGAACAGCAAGCTGGCCTCTATAGTGGCCTCTAATACTGAGTCCCCAGAGTGCACTCCCTCTCCTAGTGAAAGTCCATGTGGAGACCAGGGGACAGTGGCTTCTATGGAGAGCTCCAGGTTAGAGAGAAACATTCAGAGAAAGAGCACCTTCAGAGTCCATGGCTTAGCTGCAGAAGGATTCGGGCGCTTCCAAGAACAACCCCAGTCACCGGACCCACCAGTCATCTCCAGTACAACTGTATCTGCCTCACAGGCGGCAGATCCAGAAGAAGCTGACAACTCAGGAAAAGAGGCTTTGGCTGGAGATGAGAGTaccagggtcaaaggtcaactgaTTGAGGTCGACCTGTTTGAGTTTAAGGATTCACTGGTGGATGGCAATCCAGATGGTACAGACTGCACAGCAGAGGGCGAGCAGAAGAATGGGCTGGGCTTCTTCTTTAAG GATGAGGAGAAGGCAGAAGATGAAATGGCAAAACGTCGTGCTGCCTTCCTCCTCAGACAGCAGCGCAAAGCTGAAGAGACCAGACTACGCAAACTACAACAAGAAGCCGACAGTGAGCTCAAACGTGATGAGACACg GCGTAAGGCGGAAGAGGACCGTGTGCGTAAGGACGAAGAGAAGGCGCGGCGAGAGCTAATTAAACAAGAATACCTGCAGAGGAAGCAGGAATCACTGGTGGAAGAGCAGGGTCAGGTCAAGCCTCGTCCGCGGATTAAGTCCCGCAGGAACAGACCGAAATCCCTCCACCGTGAAGAGTATAACAGCCTCTCCAAAGGATACACCACACATAAGGACACCCTAG GTAATTCTCTGAAGGTGTCCATGTTGATCAAAGCCCAGGGCTCAGCAGCAGGCTGCAGGGGAG TCGATCTGAGCTGCAGTCATCGAGGATCGACGCTCTCTTTGgcgacagagacagacagtgtcATATCGGGAGGGGCAGAGCCGCAGAG GGCTGCTTCTGTTTGCTCTGTGGAGTCATTCCCGATGCTGAGCAGAGCATCCAGCAGGAACATGGAGAGGGACTGGGAGAACGGCTCCATCGCCTCTTCCATCATGTCCACAGAGTACAACG GTCCTAAACTCTTCAAGGAGCCGAGCTCTAAGTCCAACAAGCCAATCATCATCAATGCCATCGCTCACTGCTGCCTGGCTGGAAAGGTTAATGAGGGCCAGAAGAATGTTATTCTGGAG GAGCTTGAAAAGTGCGATGCCAACCACCTGATCATCCTCTTCCGTGACGGCGGGTGCCAGTTCCGCGCCATTTACTCATACTCCCCAGACACGGAGGAGATCGTCAAGTTCACGGGCACCGGGCCGCGCAACATTACCCGGAAAATGATTGACAAGGTCTATAAATACAGCTCTGACCGCAAGCAGTTCACTGCCATCCCCACCAAGAGCGTGTCGGTCAGCGTGGACGCTCTGACTATCCACAACCACCTCTGGCAGGTCAAGAGACCAGGGAGCGCACGGAGGAAGTGA
- the camsap1a gene encoding calmodulin-regulated spectrin-associated protein 1a isoform X1, protein MDVEVSAGRDSTWRRAAAAAAAAADDDDGGGGGGGGRGGMEAQIVPLELYDSSRAKIEANLRWLFAKAYGIDNVPADQRNPFYTDQYEQEHIKPPIIRLLLSGELYCRVCGLILHAEQAASLQSHQSVVQALSRKGLYVLEADNTPVSDLDLSSAPLKMSSHIHLIDALMMAYMVEMISIEKVVSSVKRFSNFSASKELPFDMEDAMLFWINKVNIKMREITEKELKMKQHLLESSSQQKSPSKWYWKLVPVRYRRDHLSGRTLQHFPLLDDLLKDVCDGTALLAVIHFYCPELIRLEDICLKEVPSIADSMYNIELLREFSNEYLSKCFYLKPEDMLYSPPVLKNNMMVFIAELFWWFESVRPDFVQPRDLHEIRDVRLLLQPKASRSHTPISNVTKRSFLTSSNSADVLTMPQSSDLSSIPSTSSSSQCLLPLRQRQQKVLEESTSVLRNRSTSMARADGPHQGSVLAWQERRQRPLSQPVPYALHYPMEDDADSISLARSISKDSLASNIMSITPKHMLGSGPRLSHHRLSGQSLLSHIRIEDEEEEIEEEELVAVIHPYAFSRHRLGSDMEQDELEIQDATSTSRVSNPHCSPRLDSGCFTSDHQADGYYLEPLMPAIPKPAKEKSISLNKQEESGESRCRAVAARKAPTIVPKTSQRISPVAESNRSTFTPLPVAESVPTCLRPPTEGSLGNSPPGKQLSPGFFLHLSPEHHSSFSSTLEVGYDSDSDIADLEEDEEEDDQIEQTREVMKRGKGKYLQEGEVCEFGEGESAKLREDLKVSERDDKEGGSGRSSPCLSTVSWASSCSASGSASVKMTSFAERKLLKLGLRDGFSSTSSSQKTTPDGSENNPCPPWQLKTDPTSSWLGKEPGSVLGNNMMGSLPVVPSELLQLHMQLEEQRRAIEYQKKKMETLSARQRLKLGKAAFLNIVKKGGGKSETLPLPLKHSQESETAADRNKMKSLSSRDDSCLDTLKVQAKMGHQEGAHMNRVNKLSTLSQNNGADPGCPEYSRSIDLLNDAISSIQQQMMQLSLQQDLLMKHSVASPPERVESVASPTPTTTPTPSTTSTSESKSFAVHFVDIGGSNSLPVSRPPKLSSSQRSKALERKQNKENSKLASIVASNTESPECTPSPSESPCGDQGTVASMESSRLERNIQRKSTFRVHGLAAEGFGRFQEQPQSPDPPVISSTTVSASQAADPEEADNSGKEALAGDESTRVKGQLIEVDLFEFKDSLVDGNPDGTDCTAEGEQKNGLGFFFKDEEKAEDEMAKRRAAFLLRQQRKAEETRLRKLQQEADSELKRDETRRKAEEDRVRKDEEKARRELIKQEYLQRKQESLVEEQGQVKPRPRIKSRRNRPKSLHREEYNSLSKGYTTHKDTLGNSLKVSMLIKAQGSAAGCRGVDLSCSHRGSTLSLATETDSVISGGAEPQRAASVCSVESFPMLSRASSRNMERDWENGSIASSIMSTEYNGPKLFKEPSSKSNKPIIINAIAHCCLAGKVNEGQKNVILEELEKCDANHLIILFRDGGCQFRAIYSYSPDTEEIVKFTGTGPRNITRKMIDKVYKYSSDRKQFTAIPTKSVSVSVDALTIHNHLWQVKRPGSARRK, encoded by the exons ATGGATGTGGAGGTGAGTGCTGGCAGGGACAGCACCTGgaggagggcagcagcagcagcagccgcagcagcagatgatgatgatggaggaggtggaggaggaggaggacgaggaggcaTGGAGGCTCAGATTGTACCACTGGAGCTCTATGACTCTTCCAGGGCCAAAATAGAAGCAAATCTCCGCTGGTTGTTTGCCAAAGCCTACGGTATCG ACAACGTCCCTGCAGACCAGCGAAACCCCTTCTACACCGACCAGTATGAGCAGGAACATATCAAGCCCCCCATCATCCGCCTGCTGCTGTCTGGAGAGCTGTACTGCCGCGTGTGTGGGCTCATCCTGCACGCTGAGCAGGCTGCCTCGCTCCAGAGCCACCAGTCTGTCGTCCAGGCCCTGTCCAGGAAAGGCCTCTATGTCCTGGAGGCTGACAACACCCCTGTTTCTGATCTGGACCTCAGCTCTGCTCCCTTAAAGATG AGTTCCCACATCCACCTCATTGACGCCCTGATGATGGCCTACATGGTGGAGATGATCAGCATAGAGAAGGTTGTGTCCAGTGTCAAGCGCTTCTCGAACTTCAGTGCCTCTAAGGAGCTCCCTTTTGATATGGAAGACGCAATGCTCTTCTGGATCAACAag GTGAACATAAAGATGAGGGAGATCACAGAGAAAGAGCTGAAGATGAAGCAACATCTGCTGGAGTCGTCGAGTCAGCAGAAG TCTCCCTCCAAATGGTACTGGAAGCTTGTACCA GTGCGATACCGCAGAGATCACCTGTCAGGTCGGACACTTCAGCACTTCCCCCTGCTGGACGACTTGTTGAAGGACGTGTGTGACGGAACAGCTCTGCTGGCTGTGATCCACTTCTATTGCCCTGAACTCATCAGACTGGAAG ATATCTGTCTGAAGGAGGTTCCCTCCATAGCAGACAGCATGTACAACATTGAGTTACTGAGGGAGTTTTCTAACGAGTACCTGAGCAAATGCTTCTACCTGAAGCCCGAAGACATGTTGTATTCTCCACCGGTCCTGAAG AATAACATGATGGTCTTTATTGCTGAGCTGTTCTGGTGGTTTGAGAGCGTGAGGCCAGACTTTGTACAGCCCAGGGACCTTCACGAAATCAGAGACG TGAGATTGTTGCTCCAGCCTAAAGCTTCTCGATCCCATACGCCCATCTCCAACGTCACAAAACGAAGTTTCCTGACGTCATCAAACTCCGCTGATGTCTTGACCATGCCCCAGAGCTCTGACCTCAG CTCTATACCAAGCACATCAAGCTCCTCTCAATGTTTACTGCCCTTGAGACAGAGACAACAGAAGGTGCTTGAGGAAAGCACTTcag tGCTGAGAAATAGGTCCACCTCTATGGCTCGTGCAGATGGGCCGCACCAGGGCTCAGTATTGGCCTGGcaagagaggaggcagag GCCTTTATCGCAGCCAGTGCCCTATGCCCTGCATTATCCCATGGAGGACGACGCCGACAGTATCAGCCTCGCTCGATCCATCAGCAAAGACAGCTTGGCCTCGAACATCATGAGTATTACCCCGAAACACATGCTGGGGTCAGGTCCTCGTCTGTCTCACCACAGACTCAGTGGTCAGAGCCTTCTGAGTCACATACGCAtagaagacgaagaggaggaaataGAAGAGGAGGAACTTGTCGCTGTGATCCACCCCTATGCATTTTCTCGACATCGGCTTGGGAGTGACATGGAACAAGATGAGCTAGAAATCCAGGATGCAACCTCCACCTCAAGGGTTTCGAACCCTCATTGCTCTCCTCGCCTTGACAGTGGTTGTTTTACTTCGGACCATCAGGCAGACGGCTACTATCTGGAGCCTCTGATGCCTGCCATCCCCAAGCCAGCCAAAGAGAAGAGCATCAGCCTGAACAAGCAGGAAGAAAGTGGGGAGAGTCGCTGTAGAGCAGTGGCTGCAAGGAAAGCGCCCACCATTGTCCCGAAAACCTCACAGAGAATATCCCCTGTGGCTGAGTCTAATAGAAGTACCTTTACACCCTTACCTGTTGCAGAGTCAGTGCCTACCTGCCTCAGGCCGCCCACTGAGGGTTCATTAGGCAATTCTCCGCCTGGAAAACAACTGTCCCCAGGCTTTTTCCTTCATTTGTCGCCGGAGCACCACAGCTCTTTCTCCAGCACACTTGAGGTGGGATACGACTCTGACTCAGACATTGCAGACcttgaggaagacgaggaggaggacgatcAGATAGAGCAAACTagagaagtgatgaagagaggaaagggaaaatATTTACAGGAGGGGGAGGTGTGTGAGTTCGGTGAGGGCGAGTCAGCCAAGCTGAGAGAAGACTTGAAGGTGAGTGAGCGGGACGATAAGGAAGGCGGCAGTGGACGCTCGAGCCCTTGCCTCAGCACCGTATCCTGGGCAAGCAGCTGCAGCGCTTCGGGCAGCGCCAGTGTCAAGATGACCAGCTTCGCAGAGAGAAAGCTCCTTAAACTTGGCCTCCGGGATGGATTTTCAAGTACCAGTAGCTCCCAGAAGACCACACCTGATGGCTCTGAGAACAACCCCTGTCCTCCATGGCAACTGAAGACTGACCCCACCTCCAGTTGGCTTGGGAAGGAGCCTGGTTCTGTGTTGGGGAATAATATGATGGGGAGCCTCCCAGTAGTGCCTTCAGAACTGCTGCAACTTCACATGCAGCTAGAAGAACAAAGACGTGCAATAGAatatcagaagaagaagatggagaccCTGTCAGCACGGCAGAGACTAAAGCTAGGGAAAGCTGCTTTCTTGAACATCGTAAAAAAGGGTGGAGGCAAGAGTGAGACACTTCCTTTGCCCCTGAAACACTCCCAGGAATCTGAAACAGCTGCTGATAGGAATAAAATGAAGTCACTGTCCAGCAGGGATGACTCCTGTCTGGATACGCTGAAGGTCCAAGCAAAGATGGGCCATCAAGAGGGAGCACACATGAACAGAGTCAACAAACTGAGCACCCTGTCTCAAAATAATGGGGCTGATCCCGGCTGCCCTGAGTATTCCCGCTCCATAGATCTTCTCAATGACGCTATTAGTTCCATTCAGCAGCAGATGATGCAGCTCTCCTTACAGCAGGACCTGCTGATGAAGCACAGTGTGGCCTCACCTCCAGAACGAGTAGAATCTGTAGCTAGCCCAACCCCCACAACGACACCAACACCATCCACCACCTCTACCTCAGAGTCCAAATCTTTTGCAGTCCACTTTGTAGATATCGGTGGCAGCAATTCTCTTCCTGTAAGCCGACCTCCCAAGCTTAGTTCCAGCCAACGCAGCAAAGCcttggagagaaaacagaataaAGAGAACAGCAAGCTGGCCTCTATAGTGGCCTCTAATACTGAGTCCCCAGAGTGCACTCCCTCTCCTAGTGAAAGTCCATGTGGAGACCAGGGGACAGTGGCTTCTATGGAGAGCTCCAGGTTAGAGAGAAACATTCAGAGAAAGAGCACCTTCAGAGTCCATGGCTTAGCTGCAGAAGGATTCGGGCGCTTCCAAGAACAACCCCAGTCACCGGACCCACCAGTCATCTCCAGTACAACTGTATCTGCCTCACAGGCGGCAGATCCAGAAGAAGCTGACAACTCAGGAAAAGAGGCTTTGGCTGGAGATGAGAGTaccagggtcaaaggtcaactgaTTGAGGTCGACCTGTTTGAGTTTAAGGATTCACTGGTGGATGGCAATCCAGATGGTACAGACTGCACAGCAGAGGGCGAGCAGAAGAATGGGCTGGGCTTCTTCTTTAAG GATGAGGAGAAGGCAGAAGATGAAATGGCAAAACGTCGTGCTGCCTTCCTCCTCAGACAGCAGCGCAAAGCTGAAGAGACCAGACTACGCAAACTACAACAAGAAGCCGACAGTGAGCTCAAACGTGATGAGACACg GCGTAAGGCGGAAGAGGACCGTGTGCGTAAGGACGAAGAGAAGGCGCGGCGAGAGCTAATTAAACAAGAATACCTGCAGAGGAAGCAGGAATCACTGGTGGAAGAGCAGGGTCAGGTCAAGCCTCGTCCGCGGATTAAGTCCCGCAGGAACAGACCGAAATCCCTCCACCGTGAAGAGTATAACAGCCTCTCCAAAGGATACACCACACATAAGGACACCCTAG GTAATTCTCTGAAGGTGTCCATGTTGATCAAAGCCCAGGGCTCAGCAGCAGGCTGCAGGGGAG TCGATCTGAGCTGCAGTCATCGAGGATCGACGCTCTCTTTGgcgacagagacagacagtgtcATATCGGGAGGGGCAGAGCCGCAGAG GGCTGCTTCTGTTTGCTCTGTGGAGTCATTCCCGATGCTGAGCAGAGCATCCAGCAGGAACATGGAGAGGGACTGGGAGAACGGCTCCATCGCCTCTTCCATCATGTCCACAGAGTACAACG GTCCTAAACTCTTCAAGGAGCCGAGCTCTAAGTCCAACAAGCCAATCATCATCAATGCCATCGCTCACTGCTGCCTGGCTGGAAAGGTTAATGAGGGCCAGAAGAATGTTATTCTGGAG GAGCTTGAAAAGTGCGATGCCAACCACCTGATCATCCTCTTCCGTGACGGCGGGTGCCAGTTCCGCGCCATTTACTCATACTCCCCAGACACGGAGGAGATCGTCAAGTTCACGGGCACCGGGCCGCGCAACATTACCCGGAAAATGATTGACAAGGTCTATAAATACAGCTCTGACCGCAAGCAGTTCACTGCCATCCCCACCAAGAGCGTGTCGGTCAGCGTGGACGCTCTGACTATCCACAACCACCTCTGGCAGGTCAAGAGACCAGGGAGCGCACGGAGGAAGTGA